One region of Endozoicomonas sp. Mp262 genomic DNA includes:
- a CDS encoding phage tail tube protein, whose protein sequence is MAGIGSKFLRKGDSDDTYVAIAKIKEMGEISNTRDTQDVTCFDSTGGYREFAPGLRDGGELSLVMIFKKTDAGQVALQGDYNKNEAHDYKIELSDDDKSSFSFQGIVTSFGVAIPLEEEITRSVTVKITGPLTEGTWTE, encoded by the coding sequence ATGGCCGGTATTGGTTCAAAATTTTTACGCAAGGGCGACAGTGATGATACCTATGTTGCTATCGCCAAAATCAAGGAAATGGGGGAAATCAGCAATACCCGTGATACACAGGATGTCACCTGTTTTGATTCAACCGGGGGTTACCGTGAATTTGCCCCGGGCCTGAGGGATGGTGGTGAGCTGAGTCTGGTGATGATCTTTAAAAAGACCGATGCCGGGCAGGTGGCGCTGCAGGGAGACTATAACAAAAATGAAGCCCACGATTACAAAATAGAACTCTCTGATGATGATAAATCCTCCTTTTCCTTCCAGGGCATTGTCACCAGCTTTGGTGTCGCCATCCCTCTTGAAGAAGAGATCACCCGGTCAGTCACCGTAAAAATTACGGGGCCACTGACTGAAGGCACATGGACTGAATAA
- a CDS encoding phage tail protein codes for MATIDQQIKALNRSLAKKDKVVKGAVRWSLNRAATMAKTRIIRGVARQHKLQNKVVKKRVYIGKAAADKMVAKITGYGQPVPAISLGNVRVMKKTGQVRAGKHSFPSAFYASGEKGYGKYIKGQGYQQTKLKKYQVLQRTTDKRYPLEVVKIEINDTVQSITPRVCQRIMQNEYPRIANREISRRLNQ; via the coding sequence ATGGCAACCATTGATCAGCAAATTAAAGCCCTTAACAGGTCGCTGGCCAAAAAAGATAAGGTGGTAAAAGGAGCTGTACGGTGGTCGTTAAACCGGGCGGCAACTATGGCAAAGACCCGAATTATTCGTGGAGTGGCAAGGCAGCATAAACTGCAGAATAAAGTCGTTAAAAAACGGGTTTATATTGGCAAGGCCGCTGCTGATAAGATGGTGGCGAAAATTACCGGTTATGGCCAGCCAGTACCAGCTATCAGCCTTGGCAATGTTCGGGTAATGAAGAAAACCGGACAGGTAAGGGCAGGTAAGCACAGTTTTCCCAGTGCATTTTATGCATCTGGTGAGAAAGGATATGGCAAATACATCAAAGGCCAGGGCTATCAGCAGACCAAGCTGAAAAAATACCAGGTATTACAGCGCACAACCGACAAGAGATACCCGCTGGAAGTTGTTAAGATAGAAATTAATGATACAGTGCAGTCTATCACCCCGAGGGTGTGCCAGCGTATCATGCAAAACGAATACCCCCGCATAGCCAACCGTGAAATCAGCCGCAGGCTTAACCAATGA